GCCATGAAGCGGATCGTGGAACGCAGCAAGCAACTCTTGAAGGAGAAGGGTCCACTCAGCCATGGTTTCTACACCAGCGGGCAGCTGTTCCTTGAGGAGTACTACGCCTTGGGCGTGATAGGGAAGGCCGGCATCGGGACACCCCACATGGACGGAAATACCCGCCTTTGTACTGCGACAGCGGCATCCGCGCTCAAGGAAACGTTCGGAGCAGACGGACAGCCTGGCGCCTACGAGGATATCGACAATTGCGATGCGATCTTCCTTTACGGTCACAACATGCCAGAAACCCAGACCGTTCTATGGAGCCGCATCCTGGACCGACTTTCAGGACCCAACCCACCAAAACTCGTGTGCGTTGACCCGAGAAATACAGAGGCCGCCCGTTTTGCCGACGTCCACCTGGCCCTGCGGCCAGGGACCAATCTCGCCCTCATGCACGCCCTGGTCCGGGAGGTGCTGCAGAACGGCTGGGAGGATCCTGCCTACATTCGGGGCCACACGCTGGGCTACGACGAGCTGAAATCCACTGTGGAGGAATGGACGCCCGAGGCCGCTGCCGAGGTGTGCGGTGTCAGCGCCCACGACATCAGGACGGCAGCCCGCATCTTCGGCACCTCAGATCGGGTACTTTCCACCGTTTTGCAGGGGTTCTACCAATCATCACAGGCCACAGCTTCCTCCTGCCAGGTCAATAATCTGCACCTGTTGCGCGGCATGCTCGGCAGAGCTGGAGCCGGCCTACTACAGATGAACGGGCAGCCGACAGCACAAAACAACCGTGAATGCGGGGCCGACGGCGACCTCCCGGGCTTCCGTAATTGGCACAACCCGAAACACGTTGAAGAACTGGCCTCCCTGTGGAACGTGGATCCCGCGATCATCCCCCACTGGGCACCGCCAACCCATGCCATGCAAATCTTCCGCTACGCCGAGCAAGGATCCATTAATTTCCTTTGGGTTTCGGCTACGAACCCTGCCGTCTCCCTGCCCGAGCTGCCCCGGATACGCGAGATCCTGGCTAAGCCGGAACTGTTCCTGGTGGTGCAGGATCTGTACCTTACCGAAACCGCCAGCATGGCCGACGTCGTCCTCCCCGCTGCAGCATGGGGCGAAAAGACGGGGACATTCACCAATGCTTCCCGCGTGGTCCATATCTCTGATAAGGCCGTAGACCCGCCCGGCGACGCCCGCAGTGATCTGAATATTTTCCTGGACTACTCCAACCGAATGGGCTTCACTACCCTGGACGGCACTCCCTTGTTGACGTGGGCGGGGCCGGAAGACGCCTTCGAAGCCTGGAAGGAGTGCTCGCGCGGACGCCCTTGCGACTACACCGGTCTGAGCTACGCGAAACTGCGTGGTGGCAGCGGGATCCCGTGGCCCTGCAATGAGCAAAACCCGGAAGGCACCACCCGACTCTATACGGACGGCGTTTTTCCCAGCGATCCTGACTATTGCGAGAACTACGGTCACGACCTTTTGACAGGAGCCGAAGTGGAGCCGGAGGCGTACCGTGCCAAGATGCCCAAAGGCCGCGCTTGGCTTAAAACAACCAAGTACCATCCACCGCACGAGGAACCGGACGACGCCTACCCGCTCCGGTACACCACCGGGCGGACGGCATACCACTTCCACACACGGACCAAGACAGGACGCTCTCGGACCCTCAATGCGGCAGCACCAAGGATGTGGGTGGAACTCTCGGTCGAGGACGCTTCCGCGCTGGGGATCACAGAGGGCGACATCGTCCGCGTCTCGTC
This genomic stretch from Micrococcaceae bacterium Sec5.1 harbors:
- a CDS encoding nitrate reductase; the protein is MVDRITDIWGARTPFAREAEWPSRVDYALQEGLTEGDVDHWVQSACVLCSNGCGCDIAVKDGVMVGIRGRADDRINKGRLGPKGLFASWQGVSNKDRLTQPLIREGGELVVTDWDTAMKRIVERSKQLLKEKGPLSHGFYTSGQLFLEEYYALGVIGKAGIGTPHMDGNTRLCTATAASALKETFGADGQPGAYEDIDNCDAIFLYGHNMPETQTVLWSRILDRLSGPNPPKLVCVDPRNTEAARFADVHLALRPGTNLALMHALVREVLQNGWEDPAYIRGHTLGYDELKSTVEEWTPEAAAEVCGVSAHDIRTAARIFGTSDRVLSTVLQGFYQSSQATASSCQVNNLHLLRGMLGRAGAGLLQMNGQPTAQNNRECGADGDLPGFRNWHNPKHVEELASLWNVDPAIIPHWAPPTHAMQIFRYAEQGSINFLWVSATNPAVSLPELPRIREILAKPELFLVVQDLYLTETASMADVVLPAAAWGEKTGTFTNASRVVHISDKAVDPPGDARSDLNIFLDYSNRMGFTTLDGTPLLTWAGPEDAFEAWKECSRGRPCDYTGLSYAKLRGGSGIPWPCNEQNPEGTTRLYTDGVFPSDPDYCENYGHDLLTGAEVEPEAYRAKMPKGRAWLKTTKYHPPHEEPDDAYPLRYTTGRTAYHFHTRTKTGRSRTLNAAAPRMWVELSVEDASALGITEGDIVRVSSRRGLIEAPARVSGVRPGTVFAPFHYGYWDSTPSSPPDSANDSRKTAANELTITEWDPVSKQPLYKNAAVKVEKIRDGDGPAPAPNTTASRQAGQQ